Genomic window (Verrucomicrobiota bacterium):
CTAAAACCAGGGAAGGAGTAAAGCAGGGAAACAAAATATTTGGTGGGGCCATACTATTGAAAAACGATCTGTCGCTGGTACTAGCCGGAACCAACAACGAAACGGCCAATCCGCTCTACCACGGTGAAGTTCATACCATGGAGCTTCTCTACAAAATGCCACGGGAAGAACGCCCGGCCCCTAAGGACTGTATTTTTTTCGCAACCCACGAGCCTTGTACCTTGTGTCTCTCAGCAATCACTTGGGGCGGGTACGACAATTTTTACTACCTGTTCAGTCACGAGGATTCTCGCGATTCATTTAACATCGGCCATGACCTGAAGATTCTTAAAGAGGTGTTCCTCCACGACCCGGGCGGTTACGCGAGGCAAAACAGTTATTGGAGCTCCTACCGCATCCCCAACCTCATCGTAGAGTTTGACGAAGAAGAACAAACCCATTTCAATGCACGAATTGAAAGCCTGAAAACGGTCTACTCTGAAATGTCCGATATTTATCAGGCAAACAAAGATAAATCTGATATCCCGTTAAAGTAAAAATGGCTAAGGCACTCGGCATAGGTGGAATCTTTTTCAAAGCGGAAGAGCCAAGCGCATTGACCGAGTGGTACCGCAAATGGTTGCATTTTCCTGAAGGCGACGATGATTACGTTCCATTTTCCCCTGTTTCCGTTCCTAAGGGAGAATTTACGATTTGGTCCCCGTTTTCCAAGGACAGTGAATACTTTGGAAACCCCATTCAAAACTTCACGATCAACATCATGGTGGACGATCTTGATGGCGCTCTTAAACAGGTTGCCGAAGGAGGTGCCGAAGTGTTGCCCAAAACCGAGAGCTACGACTATGGTCGTTTTGGTTGGTTCATTGATCCGGCAGGAAATCGAATCGAGTTTTGGCAGCCAATGTGGGACCCAAGTCTGGATATAGAGGAATGAGAGTCTTGAAAGTTTTTCGCTTATTAAACAAAGCAAGATTCTTAGTAATCGGCTTCCTGGTTCTTTCCCAAAGCTGCTCAAAAAGACCTAAGTCCATTCAGGAAACAGCTCCCGATGCGGTTTACGATACCTATGCAAATTCTAAAGCTTTTCCTGTTGTTGCGTCCGGTGATCAACCGATGATTGACGATCTTGAAGACGGCGACTTGAACGGGTTAAGAGTCGATGGCCGCCATTGGAGCTGGTCTCAATTTGACGATGAATCGGATGGCGTTCAACTACTGACCATCCAAAAACTTGCGGACGCTCCCGGGAAAGGTGACCAAGTGCTCTATGTTAAAGGTGGAGGTTGGAAGTACAACGGTGCCGGCCTAAGTGCCTATCTTGTTAACCGGGTAGATCCGCGACCTTTCGGATATTACGACGCATCTATCTACCAAGGCATAGCGTTCTGGATAAAAGCTTTGGGGCCCAAAGAACTCACATTGAGGATCGGCACTCAAGAAACCACCTCCCTGGATAACGGCGGTATCTGTATTAAAAACTGCGCGGACGACCCAGAGTTCTCGTTTAAATCCACCGGTAACTGGCAATTCATAAAAATCCCATTCCAGAACTTTTTATTGCCCGGGTTCGATTTTAAAGGCCTTCTCGACCCATCAGGCATCAAAGCTATTCACTTTTCAATTGATACCCTCGATGATTATGAGCTTTGGATAGACGATCTTAGTTTTTATAACGATTAGCATAGATCACTCCACTCGTGAAAACTCCATGGTTAGTGAAATCTTCTCCCTTGCTTTGCCACTCCGCAGCCAAGCTACGAAGCATCATAACAAAGCAACCCTTCGGGCTTCGAGACTCGATGAATCGCAAAAGTCAACACCCTCCAAGCTTCGAGGAAGGAACCCGGTTGCGATTCAATTATTTTCACGTTTAGCATTGTCTTAATTGACCTGCAAAATCTTTCACAATCAATGGCCGGAATGATTGAGAAAACTATTTAACAGTCAT
Coding sequences:
- a CDS encoding nucleoside deaminase; translation: MFSNQQIVDRLLTVMENELVAKTREGVKQGNKIFGGAILLKNDLSLVLAGTNNETANPLYHGEVHTMELLYKMPREERPAPKDCIFFATHEPCTLCLSAITWGGYDNFYYLFSHEDSRDSFNIGHDLKILKEVFLHDPGGYARQNSYWSSYRIPNLIVEFDEEEQTHFNARIESLKTVYSEMSDIYQANKDKSDIPLK
- a CDS encoding VOC family protein, producing the protein MAKALGIGGIFFKAEEPSALTEWYRKWLHFPEGDDDYVPFSPVSVPKGEFTIWSPFSKDSEYFGNPIQNFTINIMVDDLDGALKQVAEGGAEVLPKTESYDYGRFGWFIDPAGNRIEFWQPMWDPSLDIEE